The sequence CACCATGGGGCGCAAGTCTCCTTATGTCCGCACCACTGGTTCCCGCGGGCACAACGGTCACCCGGAGTCCCAGCTCCCTAAGCTGCCGTAGCTGGGAGTTGGTCACGCCCAAATCCAGGACCACCACATGGTAAGGGTTCCCAATCCCCGGAGCATACTGATAAGCCTCGGCACAGGTCACGTCTAAGGCCGATCCGGCGGACACCGGCTGGGTCCTAAGCTGATCTAGCACCTCCGCCACATCCATATCACCACAGACGATAGCCCCCAGCTGGGGCCCCGTTTCCCGCAGTTTCAGTGCGAGGGCCCGGGTATCAACGCCCGTAAGGAAGGGAACCCCCTGTTCCTCCAGAAAAGTGGCGAGATCCTCCTCGGCTCGCCAATTACTGTAAATCCGGCTGCGACGGTCTAAAATAAGACCTGCCAAACGGCAGGTCTTCGATTCCAGATCATTAAAATTTATGCCATAGTTGCCAATGAGTGGATAAGTCATCACTACCAATTGCCCAAAGTAGGCAGGATCGGTGATCACTTGATCGTAGCCGACCATCTTCGTGTTGACGACCACTTCACCAACATATACTCCCCGCGTACCACTCGCCGAGCCTGTATAAACCGTTCCATCCTTTAGT comes from Bacillota bacterium and encodes:
- the carA gene encoding glutamine-hydrolyzing carbamoyl-phosphate synthase small subunit, with the protein product MKALLVLKDGTVYTGSASGTRGVYVGEVVVNTKMVGYDQVITDPAYFGQLVVMTYPLIGNYGINFNDLESKTCRLAGLILDRRSRIYSNWRAEEDLATFLEEQGVPFLTGVDTRALALKLRETGPQLGAIVCGDMDVAEVLDQLRTQPVSAGSALDVTCAEAYQYAPGIGNPYHVVVLDLGVTNSQLRQLRELGLRVTVVPAGTSGADIRRLAPHGVFLSSGPGSPQQIPAVVGTVRELLPYLPIFGVGLGHLVLGSALGMETQPLTVPHRGANYPVKELSTGKLAITEQNHGYVLDQKSVPPDVTVSHVNLVDETIEGIVSKDYQAFGVQYTPVYIEGDVSPEFRKFYAMLVNSVGAREGCDTNAQTD